The following proteins are co-located in the Coleofasciculaceae cyanobacterium genome:
- the ntrB gene encoding nitrate ABC transporter permease, with translation MTIVRESLIKNSKKEKLLDNENVQALLLFLLSLGIFLFWEIGAKLKIFSKGMPTASLTIKELWYWMTHPFYKNGPNDMGIGWNLLISLRRVAIGYTLASLIAVPLGILVGISKIAFKAFNPYFQLLKPVSPLAWLPLGLYIFRDSELTGIFIITIASIWPTLTNTAFGVANVDSSYLNVSKTLGASRWRTIFKVIIPAALPNIISGLRISMGIAWLVIVAAEMLLGTGLGYFIWNEWNNLYIPNILVAIFIIGIVGIILDQIFAYLEKLVSFNEQS, from the coding sequence ATGACAATAGTTCGAGAAAGTTTAATTAAAAATAGCAAAAAAGAGAAGCTTTTAGATAACGAAAATGTCCAGGCGTTGCTATTATTTCTTCTTTCGTTAGGAATATTCCTCTTTTGGGAAATAGGAGCAAAGCTAAAAATATTTTCTAAAGGAATGCCCACCGCATCTTTGACCATTAAGGAATTGTGGTATTGGATGACTCATCCTTTCTATAAAAATGGCCCTAATGATATGGGGATCGGCTGGAATTTGTTAATTAGCTTGAGACGGGTGGCGATCGGCTATACTTTAGCTTCGCTGATAGCTGTACCTTTGGGCATCCTTGTCGGTATATCTAAAATAGCGTTTAAAGCCTTTAATCCTTACTTTCAACTTCTAAAACCCGTATCCCCTCTAGCCTGGTTGCCATTAGGACTCTATATCTTCCGCGATTCGGAATTAACCGGAATTTTTATTATTACCATCGCTAGTATTTGGCCTACCCTAACCAATACAGCTTTTGGGGTAGCCAATGTAGACTCTAGTTATCTCAATGTCTCTAAAACCCTGGGTGCATCTCGCTGGCGCACCATTTTTAAGGTAATTATTCCCGCTGCCTTGCCCAATATTATCTCTGGGTTGCGAATCAGTATGGGTATTGCTTGGCTAGTAATCGTCGCAGCAGAAATGCTTTTAGGTACAGGGCTAGGATACTTTATCTGGAATGAATGGAATAACCTTTACATACCTAACATTTTGGTTGCCATCTTTATTATCGGCATTGTGGGGATTATCCTCGACCAAATCTTTGCCTATTTAGAAAAATTAGTTTCCTTCAACGAGCAATCATGA
- a CDS encoding ABC transporter substrate-binding protein, with product MVISLNKNSTNKGINLNSSRVNAIGLKITCSDCGGFHPTDEHWKFMQDMPQDPVDMISDLAKMGIYKPEAFKMANAVNAADLRKTLLLKMAGKGDPKRERLVLELCKQAGGMNNAFAASDDWISANPNTFRSLNKAIIEAAGYAQDPANRPKIAKAISERAFLNQPVEVVEAVLTGNFEDGLGNTKSIPDRIDFDPYPWQALLTGYLLS from the coding sequence ATGGTAATTTCCTTAAATAAAAACTCTACAAATAAAGGGATTAATCTGAACTCCTCAAGAGTCAATGCAATCGGATTAAAGATAACTTGCAGCGATTGTGGTGGTTTTCACCCAACGGATGAACACTGGAAATTTATGCAGGATATGCCTCAAGATCCAGTGGATATGATTAGCGATCTGGCAAAAATGGGTATTTATAAGCCCGAAGCTTTTAAGATGGCCAATGCAGTCAATGCTGCCGATTTACGCAAAACTTTGCTGCTGAAGATGGCGGGAAAAGGCGATCCGAAGCGAGAAAGACTAGTTTTAGAATTATGTAAACAAGCTGGGGGTATGAATAATGCTTTTGCTGCAAGCGATGACTGGATTTCAGCCAACCCCAATACCTTTAGATCGCTAAACAAAGCCATTATCGAAGCTGCGGGCTATGCCCAAGATCCTGCTAATCGTCCTAAAATAGCCAAGGCGATCTCGGAAAGGGCATTTCTCAATCAGCCCGTGGAGGTAGTTGAAGCAGTGTTAACGGGTAATTTTGAAGATGGCTTGGGTAACACGAAATCCATCCCCGATCGCATTGATTTCGATCCCTATCCTTGGCAAGCTTTGCTAACTGGGTATCTTCTCAGCTAG
- a CDS encoding PAS domain-containing sensor histidine kinase, giving the protein MKQGCERQTDIELANLRRQHQLILNSVGEGIYGLDIQGNVTFVNPAAASLIGWEMEDLIGKSMHAILHHSKPDGSFYPSEECHIYAAFKEGTIRRVDNEVFWRKDGSSFPVEYISTPMHDEKGELVGSVVTFRDITQRKLSESSLQRANEELEQKVVERTSELSKANEKLRRLNEVRSRFVSMVCHEFRNPLNNIAFSVFSLKRYERQLSAKEKTEYLSDVETNIERMTQMTNELLVIGEIETKGINITPDRLDLVNFCHELTTEFVHTYPNYQIQFDSNVSLLEVEIDYRLLKSILTNIITNAVRYSSSKHTIMFKLSINKNYAIFAIKDWGIGIPQEDLNNIFEPFHRGKNVSNIPGTGWGLNIVKKFVSFMDGAIDITSQVNQGTKVEIRISLQSNL; this is encoded by the coding sequence ATGAAACAGGGATGCGAACGACAAACTGATATTGAATTAGCTAATTTGCGTCGCCAACATCAACTGATCCTTAATTCTGTGGGAGAAGGAATTTATGGGTTGGATATCCAGGGGAATGTTACTTTCGTCAATCCTGCTGCTGCATCGTTAATTGGCTGGGAAATGGAAGATTTAATTGGCAAGTCAATGCACGCTATTTTGCATCATTCAAAACCCGATGGTTCTTTTTATCCCAGTGAAGAATGCCATATCTACGCTGCTTTTAAAGAAGGAACTATACGCCGAGTTGACAATGAAGTATTCTGGCGCAAAGATGGCTCTAGCTTTCCCGTAGAGTATATTAGTACGCCGATGCACGATGAGAAAGGGGAGTTAGTCGGTTCGGTAGTTACATTTCGCGATATTACCCAACGTAAACTTAGCGAGTCTAGTCTGCAAAGAGCGAATGAAGAATTAGAGCAGAAAGTGGTAGAACGTACCTCAGAACTAAGTAAAGCTAACGAAAAACTGAGACGACTCAATGAAGTTCGTTCTCGCTTTGTTTCGATGGTGTGTCACGAATTTCGCAATCCTTTAAATAATATTGCCTTCTCTGTATTCTCCCTCAAACGCTACGAACGTCAACTCTCAGCCAAAGAAAAAACTGAATATCTGTCAGATGTGGAAACTAATATCGAGCGCATGACGCAAATGACCAATGAATTACTAGTCATAGGTGAAATAGAGACAAAAGGAATTAATATTACTCCCGATAGACTAGATTTAGTTAATTTTTGTCATGAATTGACCACAGAATTTGTCCATACTTATCCGAATTATCAAATTCAATTTGATAGTAATGTATCTTTGTTAGAAGTTGAAATAGATTATCGCTTATTAAAATCTATTTTGACCAATATTATAACCAATGCAGTTAGATATTCCTCAAGCAAACACACAATTATGTTTAAGCTATCTATTAACAAGAATTATGCTATTTTTGCAATTAAAGATTGGGGAATCGGAATTCCCCAGGAAGATTTGAATAATATTTTTGAGCCTTTTCATCGGGGTAAAAATGTTAGCAATATTCCAGGCACGGGTTGGGGCTTGAATATAGTCAAAAAATTTGTATCTTTTATGGATGGAGCAATAGATATTACCAGTCAAGTTAACCAAGGTACTAAGGTTGAAATTAGAATTTCTCTACAAAGTAATCTATAA